The Prunus persica cultivar Lovell chromosome G8, Prunus_persica_NCBIv2, whole genome shotgun sequence genome includes a region encoding these proteins:
- the LOC18768668 gene encoding TMV resistance protein N, producing the protein MALSTQRASAFLPSAHQSARQWNYDVFLSFRGVDTRNSFVSHLYHELQHRVIKTFKDDPKLERGTTISSELLNAIQESRLAIVVLSPNYASSSWCLDELTKILQCMKSNGTVLPVFYNVDPSDVRKQSGSFAGAFAEHEKRFREDIEKVKCWRVALTEVANLSGLDSKNECERKLIEKIVEWVWGKVHRTFKLLDSAELVGIKFTREQMDLLLDPTDDVRFVGIWGMGGIGKTTIARLVHESISFHFEVSCFLANVREASEGNRLVDLQKQLLFPILKEQITQVWDEEWGAYFIKNCLCNKKVLLILDDVNASRQLEKFAKEKDWFGKGSIIIITTRDERLVKKHDMEISYKVEGLGDDEALELFSLNAFKKFEPKEGFWELSKCFVNYAGGVPLALKILGRFVYKRDRDEWKSELDKLRKIPQPTIFDLLKISYDRLDEMNQNIFLDVAFFHKGKSKEEVIEILDSCDRCGGINALIEKSLLTVEISNNIVGMHDLIQEMAFQIVRQESIEEPGGRSRLCHRNDIIHVLINNTGTNKIQGIALTLAELEKADWNCEAFSKMINLKFLEVDNVIISSIPRILPNSLRIIKWNWYSFKYLPSNFQPNKLVSFEMRGSELVRLWDGRIDLPNLKYMDLSCSRNLATIPNFTGIPKLQVLDLYGCENLVEIHPSVAYLKWLTRLILDDCSSIKSLPSEIEMDSLMYFSLDGCSKLKKIPEFSRQMENLSTLSLCGTTIEKLPSSIERLVGLTCLDVRNCKNILGLPSAIRNLKSLKKLYAYGYNCPKNSCEIDPGSAGMIKVFGPERNKSRFWWSLQRKAFVLGSLSGLWSLEYLDLPGDSGLCDFPGDIGFLYSVQKLDLSRNNFVSIGCLPKHLVIKVNGCQRLQQLPHLRFEDFDRFEIYTDGCTSLKTSPKLSRTNGSYIKMPCVSCFGLVENESCDDNVILGMLWIALDWRFLQVPALTGPLPRVNIVTPGRRIPEWFNNQSVGDSLIVELPSCTTWTWIALCAVFEDDHPNPPHEPSTNFHIECHSGKDILVRSSLMEGGHLVSPHLWVACVSPYVFNEECNQMKISFRTVYDNSPRASGKTYCSGIKKCGFRLVHEQDLEELKQIVMMNHSINISTKAISSHNSADARASSHQKSLCRKSYALSKGFLTKLVKIFSLFLTTAVFIKSFNNSKQWGCIGLLIWMVTTLISYLGLAPSYFSLLLKSLIQIVILKRAAKFLPTLLKTPPPQMSTHKYLKG; encoded by the exons GTGTCCCATTTATACCACGAATTGCAGCACAGGGTCATTAAAACATTCAAGGATGATCCAAAGCTTGAAAGAGGGACAACCATTTCTTCAGAGCTCCTCAATGCAATCCAAGAATCAAGGCTTGCTATCGTTGTTCTCTCGCCAAActatgcttcttcttcctggTGCTTGGATGAACTTACAAAGATTCTCCAATgcatgaaatccaatggcacaGTTCTGCCTGTGTTTTATAATGTGGATCCCTCGGATGTACGAAAACAAAGCGGCAGTTTTGCAGGCGCCTTTGCTGAGCATGAGAAAAGGTTTAGGGAAGACATAGAAAAGGTGAAGTGCTGGAGAGTTGCTTTAACAGAAGTTGCCAATTTATCTGGGTTGGATTCAAAGAATGA GTGTGAAAGAAAGCTCATTGAAAAGATTGTTGAATGGGTGTGGGGGAAAGTGCATCGCACATTCAAATTGTTAGATTCCGCAGAGTTAGTGGGAATTAAGTTTACACGTGAGCAAATGGATTTGCTTTTAGATCCTACAGATGATGTTCGCTTTGTAGGGATATGGGGGATGGGAGGCATTGGCAAGACAACCATTGCTAGGCTTGTTCATGAAAgcatttcttttcattttgaagtTAGCTGCTTTCTTGCTAACGTTAGAGAGGCTTCTGAAGGTAATCGTCTTGTTGATCTACAAAAACAGCTTCTTTTCCCGATCTTGAAGGAACAAATTACTCAAGTTTGGGATGAAGAGTGGGGGGCCTATTTCATTAAGAATTGCTTATGTAATAAAAAGGTTCTTCTCATTCTTGATGATGTGAATGCATCAAGGCAACTAGAGAAATTTGCTAAGGAAAAGGATTGGTTTGGTAAGGGGAGTATCATCATCATTACAACTAGAGATGAACGGTTGGTTAAAAAGCATGATATGGAGATATCATATAAGGTAGAGGGATTAGGTGATGATGAGGCTCTTGAGCTCTTTAGTCTAAACgcctttaaaaaatttgagccTAAGGAAGGTTTTTGGGAATTGTCTAAGTGCTTTGTAAATTATGCTGGAGGCGTTCCATTAGCTCTTAAAATTTTGGGACGCTTTGTGTATAAGAGAGATCGAGATGAATGGAAAAGTGAATTGGATAAGCTACGGAAAATTCCTCAGCCAACAATTTTCGATTTGCTCAAAATAAGTTATGATAGACTAGATGAGATGAACCAGAATATATTTCTCgatgttgcattttttcatAAGGGGAAGAGCAAGGAGGAAGTAATTGAAATACTAGACAGTTGTGACCGTTGTGGTGGGATAAATGCTCTCATTGAGAAGTCGCTCTTAACTGTTGAGATTTCAAACAACATTGTTGGGATGCATGATTTGATACAAGAAATGGCATTTCAAATTGTTCGTCAAGAGTCTATTGAAGAGCCCGGTGGACGCAGTCGATTGTGTCATCGTAATGACATCATTCATGTATTGATAAACAATACG GGAACTAACAAAATTCAAGGCATCGCCTTAACATTGGCAGAACTTGAAAAGGCAGATTGGAATTGTGAAGCATTCTCTAAGATGATTAACCTGAAATTTCTTGAAGTTGATAATGTGATCATTTCCTCAATCCCTCGAATTCTTCCTAATTCCTTAAGAATTATTAAATGGAATTGGTATTCTTTCAAATATCTCCCATCAAATTTTCAACCGAATAAACTTGTTTCATTTGAGATGCGGGGCAGCGAACTAGTTAGGCTGTGGGATGGACGAATT GACTTGCCCAACTTGAAATACATGGACCTTAGTTGCTCTCGAAACTTGGCAACAATCCCAAATTTCACTGGCATTCCAAAACTCCAGGTGTTGGATCTATATGGGTGTGAGAATTTAGTTGAGATTCACCCGTCCGTTGCATATCTAAAATGGCTTACAAGATTAATACTAGATGACTGCTCTAGTATTAAGAGTCTTCCAAGTGAGATAGAAATGGATTCTCTTATGTATTTCAGTCTTGACGGTTgctcaaaactgaaaaagatTCCAGAATTTTCAAGACAaatggagaatttgtcaacgCTTAGTCTGTGTGGGACGACCATtgagaaattaccttcatcaATTGAACGTCTTGTTGGCCTTACTTGTCTGGATGTaagaaattgtaaaaatatcTTGGGTCTTCCGAGCGCAATTCGTAATTTGAAGTCTCTTAAAAAGCTCTATGCTTATGGATACAATTGCCCAAAAAACTCATGCGAGATTGACCCAGGCTCTGCTGGAATGATTAAAGTATTTGGACCAGAGCGTAATAAATCAAGGTTTTGGTGGAGCCTCCAAAGAAAGGCTTTTGTGTTGGGTTCACTATCTGGTTTATGGTCTTTGGAGTATTTGGATCTTCCGGGTGATTCTGGTCTTTGTGATTTTCCGGGTGATATTGGCTTCTTGTACTCTGTACAAAAATTAGACCTCAGTCGAAACAATTTTGTTAGCATTGGATGTCTTCCTAAGCATCTGGTAATTAAGGTGAATGGGTGCCAAAGGCTTCAACAATTGCCCCATCTCCGCTTTGAAGACTTCGACAGATTTGAAATATACACAGACGGTTGCACTTCCTTAAAAACGTCGCCAAAGTTGAGCAGAACAAACGGAAGTTATATTAAAATGCCTTGTGTGAGTTGCTTTGGATTGGTTGAGAATGAAAGCTGCGATGATAATGTAATACTTGGAATGCTCTGGATTGCTCTTGACTGGAGATTCCTTCAG GTACCTGCACTCACTGGGCCTCTTCCCCGTGTCAACATTGTTACTCCTGGAAGGAGAATTCCAGAGTGGTTCAATAATCAAAGTGTGGGAGATTCCTTAATTGTGGAGCTACCTTCATGTACCACTTGGACTTGGATTGCTTTATGTGCTGTCTTTGAAGACGATCACCCAAATCCACCTCATGAACCTTCTACTAATTTTCACATTGAATGTCACTCAGGAAAAGATATCCTTGTGCGTAGTAGTTTGATGGAAGGAGGCCATCTCGTATCACCTCACCTTTGGGTAGCCTGTGTATCTCCTTACGTATTCAACGAAGAATGCAATCAGATGAAGATTTCATTCCGAACTGTTTATGACAATTCTCCTCGAGCCTCAGGCAAAACATATTGCTCGGGTATAAAGAAGTGTGGGTTCCGTTTGGTGCACGAGCAAGACTTGGAAGAACTTAAGCAAATCGTGATGATGAACCACTCCATCAACATCAGCACAAAAGCTATTTCTTCTCACAATTCAGCTGATGCAAGAGCAAGTTCTCACCAAAAATCTCTCTGTCGCAAAAGCTATGCTCTTTCCAAAGGGTTTTTAACAAAACTAGTTAAgattttctccctctttttaACAACTGCAGTTTTTATCAAATCTTTCAACAATAGCAAACAATGGGGGTGCATAGGACTTTTGATTTGGATGGTAACCACTTTGATTTCCTACTTAGGCCTTGCCCCCTCTTATTTTTCGCTATTGTTGAAAAGTTTAATACAAATTGTGATTCTTAAAAGAGCAGCTAAATTTTTGCCAACTTTGTTAAAaactcctcctcctcaaatGTCTACACATAAATACTTGAAAGGCTAA